One segment of Vibrio gazogenes DNA contains the following:
- a CDS encoding IS630 family transposase (programmed frameshift): protein MMTSDFPKLIRETSDARMRTRLLAISHFVDGKSRTQIAKYLKVSRTSVNNWVVTYLKNGVEGLVEKQHTGRPPRLTEDQLSQLKLYITSNAIKPEGGRLQGTDIIEFIHEEFGLSYSLSGIYKILRKLDLVWITTRSKHPKQSVEAQEAFKKFQIETILKIPGHVALKDVQIWFQDEARFGQRNTTTRIWAEKGTRPRAVQQQQFEYAYLFGAVCVNTGETEAIVVPMSNMEAMKEQLRLISQSTPTDKHAVVIMDQASWHQSYLADSFKNVTIIHIPSYSPELNPIEQVWSWLRQNEIANRCFECYDDIVDKLCSAWNRFCADKSRVISLCFRDWTMLTN from the exons ATGATGACCTCTGACTTCCCAAAACTTATTCGTGAAACATCTGATGCTAGGATGCGTACGAGACTTCTTGCTATATCTCATTTCGTGGATGGAAAAAGCCGCACTCAGATCGCCAAATATTTAAAAGTCAGTCGTACCAGTGTCAATAACTGGGTGGTGACTTATTTGAAGAACGGTGTTGAAGGCTTAGTAGAAAAGCAGCATACAGGCCGTCCTCCACGACTGACTGAAGACCAGCTATCTCAGTTAAAGCTGTACATAACTTCCAATGCGATTAAGCCTGAAGGTGGAAGACTACAGGGAACAGATATTATTGAATTCATACATGAGGAATTTGGCCTATCGTACAGCTTATCAGGTATCTATAAAATATTGAGAAAGCTTGATTTAGTTTGGATAACAACGCGTTCAAAGCACCCAAAGCAATCTGTAGAAGCGCAAGAAGCTTTT AAAAAATTCCAAATCGAAACGATCCTTAAGATCCCAGGACATGTGGCTTTAAAAGATGTTCAAATCTGGTTTCAAGATGAAGCCAGATTTGGCCAGCGCAACACAACCACCCGAATATGGGCAGAAAAAGGGACTCGCCCCAGAGCGGTACAACAACAGCAATTTGAGTATGCGTACCTCTTTGGAGCGGTGTGCGTTAATACCGGAGAAACTGAAGCTATTGTTGTGCCGATGAGCAACATGGAAGCAATGAAAGAGCAACTCAGGCTCATTTCTCAATCAACACCCACGGACAAACATGCTGTCGTCATCATGGATCAAGCCAGTTGGCATCAAAGTTATCTTGCCGATTCATTCAAGAACGTGACTATCATTCATATACCGTCCTATTCACCGGAACTGAATCCAATAGAGCAGGTATGGAGTTGGTTACGTCAGAACGAAATAGCCAATAGGTGTTTTGAATGTTATGACGATATTGTCGACAAGCTGTGTAGTGCTTGGAATCGTTTTTGTGCAGACAAAAGCAGAGTCATTTCACTCTGCTTTAGAGATTGGACCATGTTGACCAATTAA
- a CDS encoding lysophospholipid acyltransferase family protein, translated as MLANSPFKLPKKTPFGVGEHIAEWATGLTKLDKFYAQRPANCNTQDFLRFTLEILGIDYRVIKGNLNYIPASGPTVVVANHPLGCVEGVILAEMLLQIRSDIQILANHYLKTVPELDSLFIGVDVFNTSESQQANLKAMRAAHRHLEHGGLLLIFPAGEVSHLVDIKQQRLQDKAWSTSVSRLIKKHHATSVPIFINGQNSKRFYMAGKIHPLLRTLMLGRELLNKKSCSIEIAIGQPIQYKEVTPLNDEQLVHYLRFNTYLLNPATQKQRNKQDGDLTLPPVAPRLPLDDLKSDLARLSAEEHLLQYNEFDVYCAKAASIPCIMHEIGRVREINFRQVGEGTGLALDIDKFDRHYFHLFIWDREADELVGAYRLGLVDQLMAEHGLAGLYSSTLFNYDPQFIHQMGKSIEMGRSVVAQPYQKSMASLLLLWKGIATFVTRHPQYTHLFGPVSISNEYSDDARQLMAQTMTLNYYDPEQAQLVKPTNPLPTHKSHDWSIHLLSALADLQLLSKVIARIDEGKGVPVLLRQYLGLNGKFACFNVDPDFHDSLDGLIVVDLRQVSEKTLTRYMGSAPAKAYLAHHAV; from the coding sequence ATGCTAGCGAACAGTCCTTTTAAGCTCCCCAAAAAGACACCATTTGGTGTCGGAGAACACATTGCGGAATGGGCAACAGGCTTAACCAAATTAGATAAGTTTTATGCGCAGCGTCCGGCAAACTGCAATACTCAGGACTTTTTAAGATTCACCCTGGAAATTTTAGGGATCGACTATCGGGTGATTAAAGGCAACTTGAATTATATTCCCGCATCCGGCCCGACCGTCGTGGTCGCCAACCATCCACTCGGCTGCGTTGAAGGCGTGATTCTGGCTGAAATGCTGCTACAAATTCGTTCTGATATCCAAATTCTCGCCAATCATTATCTGAAAACCGTCCCCGAGTTAGATTCGCTATTTATCGGCGTCGATGTTTTTAACACCAGCGAATCACAGCAGGCGAATCTGAAAGCAATGCGAGCCGCCCATCGTCATCTGGAACACGGTGGCCTGCTGCTGATTTTCCCTGCCGGAGAAGTGTCTCATCTGGTCGATATCAAACAACAACGGCTACAGGATAAAGCGTGGAGCACATCTGTCAGCCGCTTAATTAAAAAACACCACGCAACGTCAGTGCCCATCTTTATTAATGGGCAAAACTCCAAGCGTTTCTATATGGCAGGGAAAATTCACCCGCTATTGAGAACGCTGATGCTCGGGCGGGAACTACTCAATAAAAAATCCTGCTCAATCGAGATCGCCATCGGTCAACCGATTCAATATAAAGAAGTCACCCCACTCAATGATGAGCAATTAGTCCACTACCTTCGCTTTAATACCTACCTGCTCAATCCGGCGACCCAAAAACAACGCAATAAGCAAGATGGCGATCTCACCCTCCCCCCTGTCGCACCTCGTCTGCCGCTTGATGATCTGAAAAGTGATCTAGCTCGGTTATCCGCAGAAGAGCACCTATTGCAATACAATGAATTTGATGTGTATTGCGCCAAAGCAGCCTCAATCCCATGCATCATGCACGAAATCGGCCGCGTTCGGGAGATCAACTTCCGTCAGGTCGGGGAAGGAACCGGACTGGCACTGGATATAGATAAGTTCGACCGTCATTACTTCCACTTGTTTATCTGGGATCGGGAAGCCGATGAACTGGTCGGTGCCTATCGCTTGGGTCTGGTCGACCAACTGATGGCGGAACACGGTCTGGCCGGGCTGTATTCCAGTACCTTGTTCAACTATGACCCGCAGTTTATTCATCAAATGGGTAAATCGATAGAGATGGGCCGCTCCGTGGTCGCACAACCCTATCAGAAAAGCATGGCATCACTGCTATTGCTCTGGAAAGGGATCGCCACCTTCGTCACCCGTCATCCACAATATACGCATCTGTTCGGCCCCGTCAGTATCAGTAATGAATATAGTGATGATGCCCGTCAACTAATGGCACAAACCATGACTTTGAATTACTACGATCCAGAGCAGGCGCAGCTCGTTAAACCGACCAATCCACTACCGACCCACAAATCCCATGACTGGAGTATTCACCTGCTCAGTGCCTTGGCGGACTTACAACTGCTGTCCAAAGTGATTGCCCGAATCGATGAAGGGAAAGGTGTACCGGTGCTATTGCGGCAATATTTGGGACTGAACGGCAAATTTGCCTGCTTCAATGTTGACCCGGATTTTCATGATTCGCTCGACGGCCTGATCGTGGTCGATCTCCGCCAAGTGTCAGAAAAGACTTTAACCCGCTATATGGGTAGCGCTCCGGCCAAAGCTTATCTGGCGCACCATGCTGTATAA
- a CDS encoding LTA synthase family protein, producing MTLDHKISAIGIKALLGPLYPIVSAAVVFILLFTISRLGLSLWQIERVNDAQGWGNIFWGGLRVDVSSICYLLILPALLSALLSGDHLVGRFWHVILRIWLTAGLWLVVYMEVATVPFIQEYDLRPNRLFVEYLIYPKEVFGMLWSGYKLELLIGLITSVVTIFIGWRWSKTLVTGLSFPRWYWRPVIAVVVVALGVMGARSSFEHRPMNPAMVAFSSDPLMNDFALNSSYSVIFAAKQMGSEASAFQFYPKMAKDKIIEEVKASMNVQSQDFVPGDKPTLARHQAQYQGKPKNIVILLLESHGAQFVSRLGGINASPNIDRLIDEGWAFTRMYATGTRSVRGIEAVTTGFTPTPARAVVKLGKSQTNFFTIADLLKKQGYHTQFIYGGESHFDNMKSFFLGNGFVDMQDFPTFKSPEFVGSWGASDSDLYKKADEQFTRLDAQHKPFFSLVFSSSNHTPYEFPDRPFERYNQPKNTVENAVKYADYALGQFVKKAKQSAYWNDTIFVAVADHDARTSGNLPVPIGHFKIPAIIFGGGIEHRLDDRLVSQIDLPPTLLSLAGISSINPMVGNDMTKTVPVNKQRALMQRDKNFGWMTADNQVVVIRPEQGITTYQYDPQHDTLTDHPVAESVVERAHAYAMWGSLAFQDDYYQAQKDYH from the coding sequence TTGACATTAGATCATAAAATTAGTGCGATTGGTATAAAAGCCTTGCTGGGGCCGTTATATCCGATTGTTAGCGCTGCGGTTGTTTTTATTCTTCTTTTTACGATTTCTCGTTTAGGTCTGTCGCTATGGCAGATTGAACGTGTGAATGATGCCCAAGGATGGGGAAATATTTTTTGGGGGGGCTTAAGGGTTGATGTGTCGTCGATCTGTTACTTGTTGATCTTACCTGCACTTCTTTCTGCACTCCTTTCAGGCGATCATCTGGTTGGGCGTTTCTGGCACGTGATTCTCCGTATCTGGTTGACTGCCGGATTATGGCTGGTTGTGTATATGGAAGTGGCAACCGTTCCGTTTATTCAAGAATATGATCTTCGTCCGAATCGATTATTTGTCGAGTACCTGATTTATCCGAAAGAAGTTTTTGGGATGCTTTGGAGCGGCTATAAACTGGAGCTGCTGATTGGTCTGATTACATCGGTGGTAACCATTTTCATTGGTTGGCGCTGGTCGAAAACATTGGTGACAGGACTTTCTTTCCCGCGCTGGTACTGGCGTCCGGTGATTGCCGTTGTCGTGGTTGCTTTGGGTGTGATGGGGGCTCGTTCGAGCTTTGAGCATCGTCCGATGAATCCGGCGATGGTCGCTTTTTCCAGTGACCCATTGATGAATGATTTTGCGTTGAACTCTTCTTACTCGGTGATTTTTGCTGCCAAACAGATGGGCTCTGAAGCCAGTGCATTTCAGTTTTATCCGAAAATGGCCAAAGACAAAATTATCGAAGAAGTGAAAGCCTCGATGAATGTTCAGTCGCAAGATTTTGTGCCGGGTGATAAACCGACATTGGCTCGCCATCAGGCACAGTATCAGGGCAAGCCGAAAAATATTGTCATTTTACTATTAGAGAGCCATGGGGCTCAGTTCGTCAGCCGTCTTGGGGGCATTAATGCTTCCCCGAATATAGACCGTTTAATCGATGAAGGTTGGGCTTTTACCCGGATGTATGCCACGGGAACCCGTTCTGTCCGTGGGATCGAAGCTGTGACGACTGGGTTTACACCGACGCCGGCGCGTGCGGTTGTGAAATTGGGTAAGAGTCAGACGAACTTCTTCACGATTGCCGATCTCTTGAAAAAGCAGGGCTATCATACGCAGTTTATTTACGGTGGAGAGAGCCATTTTGACAATATGAAGAGCTTTTTCCTTGGCAATGGCTTTGTAGATATGCAGGATTTTCCAACCTTTAAGTCCCCTGAATTTGTGGGATCATGGGGGGCTTCCGATAGTGACTTGTACAAAAAAGCGGATGAGCAGTTTACCCGGTTGGATGCGCAGCATAAACCTTTCTTCAGTTTGGTGTTCTCCTCATCAAATCACACGCCGTATGAGTTTCCGGATCGCCCGTTTGAACGGTATAACCAGCCGAAGAATACGGTAGAAAATGCTGTGAAGTATGCCGATTACGCTTTAGGTCAATTTGTGAAGAAGGCGAAGCAGTCTGCATATTGGAATGACACGATCTTTGTCGCTGTGGCTGACCATGATGCCCGAACCAGTGGTAACTTACCGGTGCCTATCGGTCACTTTAAAATTCCGGCGATTATCTTTGGTGGTGGCATTGAACACCGACTGGATGATCGGTTGGTCAGTCAGATCGATCTACCACCGACACTATTATCTCTGGCGGGGATCAGTAGTATCAATCCGATGGTCGGCAATGATATGACCAAAACAGTGCCGGTCAATAAGCAGCGGGCCTTGATGCAACGGGATAAGAACTTTGGTTGGATGACGGCCGATAATCAAGTGGTCGTGATTCGTCCTGAGCAGGGGATTACAACGTATCAGTATGATCCGCAACACGACACATTAACCGACCATCCTGTGGCTGAGTCTGTCGTAGAAAGAGCCCACGCCTATGCAATGTGGGGCAGTCTGGCTTTTCAGGACGACTATTATCAAGCGCAAAAGGATTATCACTAA
- a CDS encoding DUF2789 family protein, which translates to MHKASFWTASQSAFLKQTIEEDTDWTELVDQLDVMLRDE; encoded by the coding sequence ATACATAAAGCCAGCTTTTGGACTGCTTCCCAATCCGCTTTTTTAAAACAGACAATTGAGGAAGATACCGATTGGACCGAGTTGGTGGATCAACTCGATGTCATGCTGCGAGACGAATGA
- a CDS encoding peroxiredoxin — translation MTEQTTVVAMPRLNEAAPAFTAKTTHGMLSLEDYKGKWLVLFSHPADFTPVCTTEFMAFAQASADFKALNCELMGLSIDGVHAHIAWARSIKDNFGVEINFPIIADLNMKVAGAYGMVQPGASDTSAVRATFVIDPEGVLRAMLYYPMSNGRSVAEILRLVKALQTTDANVCATPESWTPGDEVIVPPPATAQEAEVRKDQGYNYVDWYFSKKSL, via the coding sequence ATGACTGAACAAACAACTGTAGTTGCAATGCCACGTCTGAATGAAGCGGCTCCGGCTTTCACCGCAAAAACCACTCACGGTATGCTTAGCTTGGAAGACTACAAGGGCAAATGGCTGGTTCTTTTCTCTCACCCAGCAGACTTTACTCCGGTATGTACGACTGAATTTATGGCATTTGCTCAGGCAAGTGCAGACTTTAAAGCCCTTAATTGTGAACTGATGGGTCTGTCTATCGATGGCGTTCATGCACACATCGCATGGGCTCGGAGCATTAAAGATAACTTTGGTGTTGAAATTAACTTCCCGATTATCGCTGACCTGAATATGAAAGTCGCTGGCGCTTACGGCATGGTTCAGCCAGGTGCAAGTGATACTTCTGCGGTTCGTGCCACTTTCGTTATCGACCCTGAAGGCGTACTACGTGCGATGCTTTACTACCCAATGAGTAACGGTCGTTCAGTTGCAGAAATCCTGCGTCTGGTTAAAGCACTACAAACTACCGATGCAAACGTGTGTGCAACTCCGGAGAGCTGGACTCCTGGCGATGAAGTAATTGTTCCACCACCTGCAACCGCTCAAGAAGCCGAAGTGCGTAAAGATCAAGGTTACAACTACGTTGACTGGTATTTCAGCAAAAAATCACTGTAA
- the acuI gene encoding acrylyl-CoA reductase (NADPH): MFQALYIDKQGDDYQCALKTLQDEDFPEHGDVIVRVDYSTLNFKDGLAITGSSPVVRSFPMVPGIDFSGVVESSQHPDFSVGQRVLINGWGLGEKYWGGLAQKAKVPGEWLLPVPATLSNFDVMAIGTAGYTAMLSVLALEKQGVLPQNGPILVTGANGGVGGFAVAFLAKLGYQVVASTGRPEEADRLYALGASEIIERQSLSQPGRPLAKERWAGVIDSVGSHTLANACASTVYGGVVTACGLAQGMDFPASVAPFILRGVTLVGIDSVMCPMDERHMAWEKIAELVDSDLIAQASRVIGMSEVIETAQALLAGKVAGRVVVDVNQD, translated from the coding sequence ATGTTCCAAGCTCTCTATATCGACAAACAAGGTGATGATTATCAATGTGCGCTGAAAACCCTGCAGGATGAGGATTTTCCTGAACATGGTGATGTGATCGTTCGGGTTGATTATTCCACGCTGAACTTTAAAGACGGATTGGCGATTACCGGAAGCTCACCGGTTGTCCGCTCTTTTCCTATGGTTCCGGGGATTGATTTCTCCGGCGTCGTTGAATCGAGCCAGCACCCTGATTTTTCAGTTGGTCAACGGGTATTGATCAATGGCTGGGGACTGGGCGAGAAATACTGGGGCGGTCTGGCTCAAAAAGCGAAAGTTCCGGGTGAATGGTTACTGCCGGTGCCGGCGACACTCAGCAATTTTGATGTGATGGCGATTGGGACGGCCGGTTATACGGCGATGCTCTCGGTTCTGGCATTAGAGAAACAAGGCGTATTACCGCAGAACGGACCGATTTTGGTGACCGGGGCCAATGGTGGTGTCGGTGGATTTGCGGTCGCATTTTTGGCAAAACTCGGTTATCAGGTTGTGGCTTCGACGGGGCGTCCTGAAGAAGCGGATCGGCTCTATGCGCTCGGCGCATCCGAGATTATTGAGCGGCAGAGTTTATCTCAACCGGGGAGACCGCTGGCAAAAGAACGTTGGGCTGGAGTAATCGATTCTGTCGGTAGTCACACATTAGCCAATGCTTGTGCGTCAACGGTATATGGTGGCGTCGTTACCGCATGTGGATTAGCTCAGGGGATGGATTTCCCTGCCAGTGTGGCACCGTTTATTTTAAGGGGGGTGACTTTAGTCGGGATCGATAGTGTGATGTGTCCGATGGATGAAAGACATATGGCATGGGAAAAAATTGCCGAGTTGGTTGATTCGGACCTCATTGCACAGGCCAGCCGTGTAATTGGTATGTCGGAAGTGATTGAGACCGCACAAGCCTTACTGGCAGGCAAAGTGGCAGGGCGTGTGGTTGTCGATGTCAATCAGGACTGA